The Leptidea sinapis chromosome 15, ilLepSina1.1, whole genome shotgun sequence genome window below encodes:
- the LOC126968489 gene encoding uncharacterized protein LOC126968489 isoform X1 produces MDERKILFFIFFLIIYCLYNVNMWLMGINNRETLTETKQQPEIKRFIPEKSTERKPIPLFFKDACSVLDIFTKAPKFIYKPKVKKRKTMDTANNTISMIGITVFLVILVLNAAIEVIKEKEERKKKSVPELDRRQSLAEFANKKPLRRESSKFGPQLFQIDESMGNDSEDKDSRRRTRPYTRGESINSYLSDKKQEVETAPGSVGETNAERKILKRQSIGARPIPMVRRSSFPALPLNPEVQALMLTNRQPSLDSDDESDGKARRVRIIRRY; encoded by the exons ATGGATGAACGTAagatcttattttttatattctttcttATTATTTACTGTCTGTACAACGTAAACATGTGGTTAATGGGGATAAACAATCGCGAAACACTAACAGAAACAAAACAGCAGCCAGAAATAAAACGATTTATCCCTGAAAAATCAACAGAGCGCAAACCGATTCCATTATTCTTCAAAGACGCATGCAGCGTTTTAGATATTTTTACGAAGGCgcctaaatttatttataaacccAAAGTAAAGAAACGCAAAACAATGGATACCGCAAATAATACAATATCAATGATAGGAATAACAGTGTTTCTAGTTATACTAGTTTTGAACGCTGCTATAGAAGTGATCAAAGAGAAAGaggaaagaaagaagaaatctGTACCAGAATTAGATAGGAGACAATCTCTAGCAGAATTTGCGAATAAAAAACCACTTAGACGTGAATCTAGTAAGTTTGGCCCGCAACTATTCCAAATTGATGAGTCGATGGGAAATGATTCAGAAGATAAAGACAGCCGTCGTAGAACCAGGCCATACACAAGAGGAGAATCGATAAACTCTTATCTAAGTGATAAGAAACAAGAGGTGGAGACAGCGCCTGGCTCAGTGGGTGAGACAAATGCTGAGCGAAAAATTCTTAAACGGCAATCGATTG gAGCGCGGCCAATTCCAATGGTTCGGAGATCTTCATTTCCCGCGTTGCCTCTGAATCCAGAAGTCCAAGCCTTGATGTTAACCAACAGACAACCGTCTTTAGACAGTGATGATGAAAGTGATGGAAAAGCTCGAAGAGTTCGAATTATACGTCGATATTAA
- the LOC126968489 gene encoding uncharacterized protein LOC126968489 isoform X2, translating into MDERKILFFIFFLIIYCLYNVNMWLMGINNRETLTETKQQPEIKRFIPEKSTERKPIPLFFKDACSVLDIFTKAPKFIYKPKVKKRKTMDTANNTISMIGITVFLVILVLNAAIEVIKEKEERKKKSVPELDRRQSLAEFANKKPLRRESSKFGPQLFQIDESMGNDSEDKDSRRRTRPYTRGESINSYLSDKKQEVETAPGSVGETNAERKILKRQSIGLPADV; encoded by the exons ATGGATGAACGTAagatcttattttttatattctttcttATTATTTACTGTCTGTACAACGTAAACATGTGGTTAATGGGGATAAACAATCGCGAAACACTAACAGAAACAAAACAGCAGCCAGAAATAAAACGATTTATCCCTGAAAAATCAACAGAGCGCAAACCGATTCCATTATTCTTCAAAGACGCATGCAGCGTTTTAGATATTTTTACGAAGGCgcctaaatttatttataaacccAAAGTAAAGAAACGCAAAACAATGGATACCGCAAATAATACAATATCAATGATAGGAATAACAGTGTTTCTAGTTATACTAGTTTTGAACGCTGCTATAGAAGTGATCAAAGAGAAAGaggaaagaaagaagaaatctGTACCAGAATTAGATAGGAGACAATCTCTAGCAGAATTTGCGAATAAAAAACCACTTAGACGTGAATCTAGTAAGTTTGGCCCGCAACTATTCCAAATTGATGAGTCGATGGGAAATGATTCAGAAGATAAAGACAGCCGTCGTAGAACCAGGCCATACACAAGAGGAGAATCGATAAACTCTTATCTAAGTGATAAGAAACAAGAGGTGGAGACAGCGCCTGGCTCAGTGGGTGAGACAAATGCTGAGCGAAAAATTCTTAAACGGCAATCGATTGGT CTACCAGCTGACGTTTGA